In one Moritella sp. 5 genomic region, the following are encoded:
- a CDS encoding 2-oxoacid:acceptor oxidoreductase subunit alpha: MTVTQLSQEVICFAGDSGDGIQLTGTNFSHNASAWGNDVMTLPDYPAEIRAPAGSVSGVSAFQMQFSSTDIHTAGDEFAVLIAMNAAALKNKIGGLVNGGLILADQNGFSKKNIELAGYSSDPLSDGSLPDYRIIADNFTHLTVQSLKELNLPPKQLRRSKNFFVLGIVFWIYSRSLTQTEEWLKAQFSDKPLVMEANILALNAGFNYADTTEIFGESFQVEPAPKKEGFYRTISGNEALSLGFICAAEKLQRTLFLGSYPITPASEILHTLSKYQDVGVKTFQAEDEIAAACAALGASYAGALGITSTSGPGLCLKTETLNLAVMTELPLVVINVQRGGPSTGLPTKTEQSDLLFSMYGRNGDSPMPVLAAASSADCFDMALEASRIATTFMTPVILLSDGYLGNGTESWLVPNPDDIAISAVEQYQQTDQFHPYKRNPITGSRPWVSPGTKGKMHRIGGLEKQSVTGDPSHDPDNHQRMTKERAAKIAGISAFIPEQPLTGETDDLVLVISWGSTRGGVSSAVKQLREQGMPIAHTHLRYLNPFPANLAAIIAAFKHVLVFELNNQQIVKLIRAEFLTPAKSATQTTGLPFKVRDVVKTISEYYGEITDGC; this comes from the coding sequence ATGACAGTAACTCAACTTAGCCAGGAAGTGATCTGCTTTGCCGGTGATTCAGGTGATGGAATTCAGCTAACCGGCACTAATTTTTCACATAATGCTTCCGCATGGGGCAATGACGTTATGACATTGCCGGACTATCCTGCGGAGATCAGGGCTCCCGCTGGTTCTGTGTCGGGGGTGTCTGCTTTCCAAATGCAGTTTTCCTCCACTGATATTCATACTGCGGGTGATGAGTTTGCTGTATTAATCGCCATGAATGCGGCGGCGCTGAAAAATAAAATTGGTGGTCTGGTGAACGGAGGTTTGATTTTAGCAGACCAAAATGGGTTCAGTAAAAAGAATATAGAATTGGCCGGTTACAGCTCTGACCCTCTGAGCGATGGCAGCCTGCCTGATTACCGCATTATAGCCGATAATTTTACTCACTTGACGGTTCAGTCTCTCAAGGAACTTAATTTACCGCCTAAACAGCTAAGACGCAGTAAGAACTTTTTTGTGTTAGGTATCGTATTTTGGATTTATAGTCGTTCTCTTACACAGACAGAGGAGTGGTTAAAGGCGCAGTTTTCAGATAAACCGTTAGTGATGGAAGCAAATATATTAGCACTGAATGCTGGTTTCAATTATGCGGACACAACGGAGATATTTGGTGAAAGTTTTCAGGTAGAGCCTGCACCCAAAAAAGAAGGTTTCTATCGTACTATTTCGGGAAATGAAGCACTATCACTGGGCTTTATCTGTGCGGCAGAGAAATTGCAGCGCACCTTGTTCTTAGGTTCATATCCCATAACGCCTGCATCAGAAATTTTGCATACCTTGTCAAAATATCAAGACGTAGGTGTAAAAACATTTCAGGCTGAAGATGAAATAGCGGCGGCCTGTGCTGCTCTGGGGGCATCTTATGCTGGTGCTCTGGGCATAACGTCGACTTCAGGTCCAGGGTTGTGCCTTAAAACGGAAACATTGAACCTAGCAGTTATGACCGAATTGCCTTTGGTGGTAATTAATGTGCAACGCGGCGGCCCTTCAACTGGATTACCTACAAAAACTGAGCAATCTGACCTGTTATTTTCCATGTATGGTCGAAATGGTGATTCACCCATGCCGGTATTAGCAGCTGCTTCGTCTGCCGATTGTTTCGATATGGCATTGGAAGCCAGCAGAATTGCAACGACTTTTATGACTCCTGTGATCCTATTGAGTGACGGTTACCTGGGGAACGGTACTGAGTCTTGGCTGGTTCCAAATCCCGACGACATAGCGATAAGTGCGGTAGAGCAATATCAGCAAACTGACCAGTTCCATCCCTATAAGCGCAATCCGATTACTGGGAGTCGTCCTTGGGTGAGCCCTGGTACCAAAGGAAAAATGCACCGAATAGGAGGATTGGAAAAGCAATCAGTAACGGGAGACCCTTCTCACGATCCTGATAATCATCAACGGATGACCAAAGAGCGTGCAGCAAAAATCGCTGGGATCAGCGCATTTATCCCGGAGCAGCCATTAACCGGAGAGACTGACGATCTCGTGTTGGTCATTAGCTGGGGAAGCACTCGTGGAGGGGTTTCATCAGCGGTAAAACAACTTCGAGAACAAGGCATGCCGATTGCTCACACTCATTTGCGTTATCTAAACCCATTTCCCGCCAATTTGGCTGCTATTATTGCTGCATTCAAACATGTTCTAGTATTTGAACTCAATAATCAGCAGATAGTTAAGCTGATCCGTGCGGAATTTTTAACCCCTGCCAAGAGCGCCACCCAGACTACCGGATTACCATTTAAAGTCAGAGATGTTGTTAAAACGATAAGTGAATATTATGGGGAAATTACTGATGGATGTTGA
- a CDS encoding 2-oxoacid:ferredoxin oxidoreductase subunit beta, with protein MDVEILNRKDFVSKSQVKWCRGCGDFNVLKTMQSVLAKTGRTRENSVFISGIGCSSRFPYYLETYGFHTIHGRAPAVATGVKAVNPELDVWVITGDGDALSIGGNHFIHAIRRNQDIKILLFNNAVYGLTKGQFSPTSAQGWVSKSSPSGSPDRALSPLALAASADATFIARTSDNDPNHLAMVLEAAADHKGTAVVEILQNCVIFNDKVHEPYNGPKNRDENLLYLNSSMPLLFGKDKTKALINNGFGFKVAKVDDPCVLVHDPETQESTYAFALANLNYPQFPVPVGIFRQIQRPTFDQVLTEQQNRAIKKRGTRDLTTLLQQGSYQRLV; from the coding sequence ATGGATGTTGAAATACTAAATAGGAAAGACTTTGTCTCTAAGTCGCAGGTTAAGTGGTGTCGCGGATGCGGAGATTTCAATGTGCTTAAAACGATGCAGTCTGTATTGGCCAAAACGGGTCGAACCAGGGAGAACAGTGTGTTTATCTCAGGTATCGGTTGCTCATCCAGATTTCCATACTACCTTGAAACCTATGGCTTTCATACTATTCATGGCCGAGCTCCAGCAGTTGCCACCGGTGTGAAAGCGGTAAACCCAGAGTTGGATGTTTGGGTGATCACTGGCGATGGTGACGCGCTGAGTATAGGAGGCAATCACTTCATTCATGCTATACGGCGCAATCAAGACATTAAAATCTTACTGTTCAACAACGCCGTTTACGGTCTTACCAAGGGACAATTTTCGCCGACTAGTGCACAGGGATGGGTATCTAAGTCTAGCCCATCAGGCTCTCCTGATAGAGCTCTAAGTCCATTAGCGTTGGCAGCTTCGGCCGATGCGACCTTTATTGCGCGTACTTCGGATAATGACCCGAATCATTTGGCAATGGTGCTAGAAGCTGCAGCAGACCATAAAGGGACCGCGGTCGTCGAAATATTGCAAAATTGTGTGATATTTAATGACAAAGTTCACGAACCATATAATGGCCCTAAAAACCGTGATGAAAATTTGCTTTATCTGAATAGTAGTATGCCGCTGCTATTCGGTAAGGATAAGACTAAAGCACTAATAAATAATGGTTTTGGCTTCAAGGTGGCAAAGGTGGATGATCCCTGTGTTCTTGTTCATGATCCTGAGACACAGGAATCTACTTATGCGTTTGCATTGGCTAACTTGAATTATCCTCAATTTCCAGTGCCTGTTGGTATTTTTCGTCAGATCCAGCGACCTACCTTTGATCAGGTATTAACTGAGCAGCAAAACAGAGCAATAAAAAAGCGTGGAACTAGAGATTTAACTACACTGTTACAGCAGGGTAGTTACCAGCGATTAGTGTAA